From a region of the Nothobranchius furzeri strain GRZ-AD chromosome 12, NfurGRZ-RIMD1, whole genome shotgun sequence genome:
- the lyst gene encoding lysosomal-trafficking regulator isoform X1 has protein sequence MAHSQQTDLSYAWEKYMDCRLQGSDLQVSLQSLENFLCLFHYVQHHPSQSTKDALKFCSDMSGASNTLAREFLTDVHQLCSAVAQRAEAREEDEEESHMVALGEYLVRGRGFLLLSTLDAIIDQELTCREELLTLLLSLLPLVWKIPVQEDKAPDFTLPSLLEVFFSREVKAVSVRTGQKALTDEQSSGRRARVGSGTWKSRRSRRTAHRYSVKDARRSQVSTSDSEANSEDKAVTGSGGARSRRSHGSTIHVSCQHHRSEASHLTSTATNTTQTMSAPYPHPRAPGSQMVDFETLTDPAAISIFNRMENSPFDLCHVLLSLLEKVCKFDMNINHNPGLAVSVVPTLTEILTEFGDCCGPGGGTGAEELAGGWTEEPIALIQRMLLRTILHLMSVDVSQNDRLPDSLRRSLTDLLRATLKIRSCLERQNNPFAPRPKKTLQEVQDDFTFSRYRHRALLLPELLEGVLQVLLSCLQASTPNPFFFSQALELIHEFIQHHGLELLETTVLRLEGLSRARDSEVGREASERLRGLIAGVFKIISAVKKAKSEQLHQSVCARRRHRRCEYSHFLHHHRDLSGLPVSAFKQAARRNPFEEDGEGLEGTEGDGMRCPERCCCLAACAHECLRLLQRLTPSGPAVLQVLAGIQAVGICCCMDPRSVVGPMLHAFQAPGLRSYQGHVLSVLGRLILDQLGGGQPSEKAKLASCNICTLDSSQLPGLEETLQQGESSAISTSLRFRSQGILPSGGGAEDMLWKWDALEAYQELVFGEDWQLSQHIAGHVCHLTQRGNAIVQWQLYTHIFNPVLQRGVELAHHAQQLGVSTVCTQVCSYHTQCLPVEVLLIYLQTLPALLKSRVIRDLFTSCNGLNQVTELVYLDQTRSLALKVFETLIIGIRHQHTDGLLQELEGTDTKEREAVVGPAEELGSRGVGEAPQSLSKFYEGLKEAYPHYRSHNGQSRGPGSSRTEIHRHVINLFLCVAFLCVSKEADSDRDSANDSEDTSGYDSTASEPLGGRLPLLSPDSVALPSKEQLRRAADIWSVCRLIYMSSPLFQRQFFRLGGLDVCLRLVAMVIQKLSCKTKDGKTKKKRDSKGKSSPEYTVPAATTGLEEASRDPSHVPTEGKTKDPAKRLEEEWQLQSIRLLEALLAICLHSANSAMQRIEPELTYQLQSVEDTLLEVRDQLSRSGVVNSDLAIPLFDSLLRVALAEVSSCTDVPEEKTDKKLQVFAEGAAPSAGDLSEEVEEAQSCSVRLPGEEEGYDADSESNPENMDRQEEGGKAEPAGLREFVATAADGPGRGVLLFPEICTMELQLLASGSPDLEVLSHVFHSLLGAVHGNSHNAALLYDQGGVKTILRSFHNILGQSDPSFTDCQTVLVELLVAMVSQRITAEELALLIRLFLEKAPPTDILLKGILQIIETNMNIEPLHFLTFPIILGASTPGSLSPGCRHSATARRKSVGLLWKGKLSPGRKEGDAEYRPNHSHSSPWHVAPLHLPLVGQNCWPHMSNGLSASLWLKVTEQQENDGDRDKEESSLPAAEPQTGASSEEDLIHILSMGSKALMLQVWADFSTGSFTFRICIDPNDEMKAGLLAQAESGEGLFKRGQWQHLSVTYSEQQEGKKNVRGRVVVWVCGIWKCEVSLEYTQPRKSSFSSDNNKTFCMLGHCTAPSAELQKQAGGWNMGTVLLFNGSRIGSEEAFYLFSRGPDLTSIMPCKYGKSSGSFSKFVTEEGLKCEHMREILMKNKDIDTTALVENLAVVYAPSSLRVYTIYEPVIRLKGQAKTVVTQRPFSSREVQSVSLDPSALRALLPNHTQGLQSVLHKIGGTGTFVFLFAQTVELSNCEKTQALALRALLSLCKYNQHRIHEMDCYHGYAMIHQVLIKSKCIVGYHMLKTLLDGCCSGPILVLGDEGHFHLDTESVAVVQDIRLLSYILLDWKIWAKAECGVWETLLAALEILIRVRHPHQVYNIRQFLNAEIVHRFLLTCQVLQEHRDEHLTAIPQEVCLSFIKIIQEVLGSPPDINLLKLICNFLLAVHPPTNTYVCHTPSSFYFSLHIDGKLYQEKVQSIMFLRQHSNSGGKSASSSVVSLSPTVFTDAPHEGHLQAASPEHGGDSQSLRPPSLAPSPYSSPLLTLRLGHGSSSEAAEGDRVSLTSQQTLGSTETLKKVGGDAQLLSSCESAKTICEAVEGAAPRTPSISVEEERDEAAEVDSLAEGSVGVLESEDRFDWASDEAPRRPDSLKGIQSFQRSHSNLTSLGLAFPFPNGSLTVGRWPTAADRGSIPEDWESYTYSPGYDRAHSKTESNDRSSTEDCLVLICCGLYDLLRGVLLLLPDLMLEEVMDKLIQPEALIVQVNHSSSLIQQGVMKLLDAYFSRALKEQKEKFLKNHGFSLLANQLYIHQGSQGLLECFLEMLFGRQMSLEEDLDLEEMERISPFRRRCIIPVLGLIENSLYENSLVHNILCMLLQLVNACPKLADILLDHGLLYVLFNTLSTLNGMENSIPLNDYKLLVCDIQQMLVAVTIHSCSSSGSQYFRIIEDLVSLLGFMQTSKMRRTQEMAVALQFRVLQSAIEFIKSTANQEPQKLSGSVSTPSSPHPTIYQKRRSIAGRRRFSLAQTDSLLMRMRSVASDELHQMMQRRMSQENPIRASETEFVQRLQRLVVLAVNRLIYYDVSEDLFDLLNIPDSPDHQLLTPEPGEQPHEESSSSSSVPHSPTPFTLPPANKKSFQKDVLRLMMDGIKISLGSTGRGGAPNHQWRRILWSCRDTFRVQVGRLLVHTLSPALPLSDRKEALEFVFDPKHLDILKESLSPGLEHGPKLSLYLYEMLHDHKDDLSKDEKNAVGVFMTSLKLCGHRCIPPNVPHKQDLLKAIKEEKFKYEAEEKTSKVAWEKKMSNAQKNLIQRLDGKSKDISKIAADITQNVSLRQGIERKKVIQHIRSLYKTDLSASRHWQELVQQLTHDRAVWYDQTSYPTSWQLDPTEGPNRERRRLQRCFLTIPNKYLLKDRRKPEEPVKPPLSFLFEDKTHSSFSSTVKDKATSESIRFTRRCTSVAPSRETAGELLLGKSGMYFVEDNAADAHDSQSLHGETEAPSFSWTYEEIKEVHKRWWQLRDNAVEIFLTNGRTLLLAFDTTKFRDDVYHNILTSDLPNLLEHGNISALTQLWSSGQITNFEYLTHLNKHAGRSFNDLMQYPVFPFILRDYTSETLDLQDVNIYRNLIKPIAVQSKEKEDRYVDNYRYLEEEYKKGIREDDPMPPVLPYHYGSHYSNSGTVLHFLVRMPPFTKMFLAYQDQSFDIPDRTFHSMNTTWRLSSYESMTDVKELIPEFFYLPEFLVNREGFDFGVRQNGERVNHVNLPPWARNDPRLFILIHRQALESDQVSQTLCQWIDLVFGLKQKGKAAVQAINVFHPATYFGMDVSAVEDPVQRRALETMIKTYGQTPRQLFSASHSSRAAPKLTMEGELPAAMGLLVQLAFRETREQAKEIICPSPLLWIKGLKWGEYVGSPSAPDPVVCFSQPHGECFGSLLALPTRAICGLSRHFCLMMIYSKEQGVRSMHSTDIQWSAILSWHYADNILRLKSKQSEPPINFIQCSQLHQVTSCAWVPDGCQLFTGSKCGVITAYSNRFTSTTPSEMEVESQVHLYGHTGEVTGLFVCKPYSILISVSNDGTCILWDLNRLCYVQSLTGHKSPVTAVSASETTGDIATVCDSEAGGSDLRLWTVNGDMIGHVHCRETICSVAFSNQPEGVSVNVIAGGLENGVVRLWSTWDLKPVREITFPKSNKPIVSLTFSCDGHHLYTANSEGTVMTWCRRDQQRMKLPMFYSFLSNYAAG, from the exons CTCAGACATGAGTGGGGCCAGTAACACGCTGGCACGGGAGTTCCTCACTGATGTGCACCAACTATGCAGCGCGGTGGCCCAGAGAGCCGAGGCCCGGGAAGAAGATGAGGAGGAGAGTCACATGGTGGCGCTGGGCGAGTAcctggtcagggggcggggcttcttACTGCTCAGCACTCTGGATGCCATCATTGACCAG GAGCTGACGTGTCGGGAAGAGCTGCTCACGTTGCTGCTGTCGCTGCTCCCACTCGTCTGGAAGATTCCTGTGCAAGAAGACAAAGCTCCAG ATTTCACCCTGCCATCCTTACTGGAGGTGTTCTTCAGTCGGGAGGTGAAGGCTGTCTCTGTCAGGACTGGACAGAAGGCTTTGACGGATGAGCAGAGCTCCGGGAGAAGGGCCCGTGTTGGAAGCGGCACATGGAAGTCACGGCGGTCCCGCAGAACGGCGCACAGATACTCTGTGAAAGATGCTCGGAGGTCTCAGGTCTCTACCtcagattcagaagccaactctGAAGACAAAGCTGTCACAGGCTCGGGTGGCGCAAGGAGCCGGAGATCTCATGGCTCCACCATCCATGTAAGCTGTCAGCATCATCGCTCAGAGGCCTCGCACTTAACCTCCACCGCCACCAATACcacacaaaccatgagtgctccaTACCCTCACCCCAGAGCCCCTGGGTCCCAGATGGTTGACTTTGAAACCCTGACGGACCCAGCTGCAATATCCATTTTCAACCGCATGGAGAACTCGCCTTTCGATCTTTGCCATGTGTTGctttccctgctggagaaggtgtGTAAGTTTGACATGAACATTAATCACAACCCTGGCCTGGCAGTCAGTGTGGTGCCTACTCTCACAGAAATCCTGACTGAGTTTGGAGATTGCTGCGGTCCTGGAGGTGGAACAGGGGCGGAGGAGCTTGCTGGAGGCTGGACGGAGGAGCCAATTGCACTTATTCAGAGGATGCTACTACGCACAATTTTGCACCTGATGTCTGTGGACGTGAGTCAGAACGACAGACTCCCAGACAGCCTGAGACGCAGTCTGACAGACTTGCTGCGAGCAACTCTGAAAATCCGGAGCTGCTTGGAGAGGCAGAATAACCCTTTTGCACCGCGGCCCAAAAAGACTTTGCAAGAGGTCCAAGATGACTTTACTTTCTCTCGTTACCGCCACAGAGCGCTGCTGCTCCCGGAGCTATTAGAGGGAGTTTTGCAAGTTCTACTTAGTTGTCTTCAGGCTTCTACACCAAACCCCTTTTTCTTTAGCCAGGCCCTGGAGCTGATCCATGAATTTATTCAGCACCATGGTCTTGAGCTCTTAGAGACCACAGTTTTGCGTTTGGAGGGACTCAGCCGGGCCAGGGATTCTGAAGTAGGGAGAGAGGCTTCTGAGAGGCTCAGAGGTCTCATCGCAGGAGTCTTCAAAATAATCAGCGCTGTTAAGAAGGCAAAGTCCGAACAGCTGCATCAGTCAGTGTGTGCCCGTCGACGCCACCGTCGTTGTGAGTATTCCCACTTTTTGCATCACCACAGAGATCTGTCAGGTTTGCCCGTGTCTGCTTTCAAGCAGGCTGCTAGACGCAATCCCTTCGAGGAGGATGGGGAAGGCTTAGAAGGAACTGAGGGAGATGGCATGCGTTGCCCCGAGCGCTGTTGCTGCCTTGCTGCCTGTGCCCATGAGTGTTTACGACTATTGCAGCGCCTGACGCCCAGTGGACCAGCTGTGCTGCAGGTGTTGGCTGGGATTCAGGCTGTAGGAATCTGCTGTTGTATGGACCCTCGCTCAGTTGTAGGACCCATGTTACATGCTTTCCAGGCTCCAGGTCTGCGCAGCTATCAGGGTCATGTACTCAGTGTGCTAGGTAGGCTAATTCTAGACCAACTGGGTGGGGGTCAGCCTTCAGAGAAAGCCAAGCTGGCCTCCTGCAACATCTGCACCTTGGACAGTAGCCAACTGCCAGGCCTGGAGGAGACTCTGCAACAAGGAGAGTCCTCAGCTATTTCTACCAGTTTACGTTTTCGCTCCCAGGGAATCCTTCCCAGTGGAGGAGGTGCTGAGGACATGCTCTGGAAGTGGGATGCTCTGGAGGCCTATCAAGAACTAGTGTTTGGAGAGGACTGGCAGCTGAGCCAGCACATAGCTGGCCACGTGTGCCACCTGACTCAGCGAGGTAACGCTATTGTACAGTGGCAGCTGTACACTCACATCTTCAACCCTGTGCTGCAGAGAGGGGTCGAGCTGGCTCACCATGCCCAACAGCTAGGGGTTTCTACAGTCTGCACTCAGGTCTGCAGCTACCACACACAGTGCCTGCCCGTGGAGGTTCTTCTCATCTACCTGCAAACATTACCAGCACTTCTGAAATCAAG GGTGATCAGAGACCTTTTTACCAGTTGCAATGGGCTTAACCAGGTGACAGAACTTGTGTACCTGGACCAGACTCGTTCTTTGGCGTTGAAGGTGTTTGAAACTCTGATAATAGGCATCAGACATCAGCACACTGACGGCCTTCTTCAGGAATTGGAGGGTACTGATACCAAAGAAAGGGAGGCTGTCGTGGGTCCAGCTGAAGAGTTGGGGTCCAGAGGGGTTGGAGAGGCTCCGCAGAGCCTCAGCAAGTTCTACGAAGGTCTGAAGGAGGCATATCCACATTATAGAAGCCATAATGGGCAGAGTCGCGGACCGGGGAGCAGCCGAACTGAGATCCACCGACATGTTATCAATCTCTTCCTTTGTGTGGCTTTCCTCTGCGTCAGCAAAGAGGCTGATTCGGACCGGGACTCGGCCAACGACTCTGAAGACACTTCCGGCTATGACAGCACAGCGAGTGAACCTCTGGGTGGCCGTCTGCCTCTTTTGTCCCCGGACAGCGTGGCTTTGCCCTCCAAAGAGCAGCTGCGCCGTGCTGCAGATATTTGGTCAGTATGCCGGTTGATCTACATGTCCAGCCCCCTGTTCCAGAGGCAGTTCTTCAGGCTCGGAGGACTGGACGTGTGCTTGCGCCTCGTGGCAATGGTCATCCAAAAGCTCTCTTGTAAAACAAAGGATGGAAAAACAAAGAAGAAGAGAGACAGTAAAGGGAAAAGCAGCCCTGAATACACAGTCCCGGCTGCTACTACGGGACTGGAGGAAGCTTCTCGAGATCCATCTCATGTTCCTACTGAGGGAAAAACCAAAGATCCTGCCAAGAGGCTGGAGGAAGAGTGGCAACTACAAAGCATCCGTCTCCTTGAGGCCTTGCTGGCTATTTGTCTACACAGTGCTAACTCAGCCATGCAGAGAATAGAACCTGAACTTACCTATCAG cttcAGTCTGTTGAGGACACTCTGTTAGAGGTAAGAGACCAGCTGTCTCGCTCAGGGGTGGTGAACTCTGACCTCGCCATACCTCTATTCGACTCTCTACTGCGAGTGGCCTTGGCCGAGGTGTCTTCATGCACCGATGTTCCCGAGGAGAAGACGGACAAG AAGCTCCAGGTGTTTGCGGAGGGGGCGGCCCCTTCAGCCGGCGATCTTtctgaggaggtggaggaggcgcAGAGCTGCAGCGTCAGGCTCCCAGGGGAGGAGGAGGGCTACGACGCTGACAGCGAAAGCAACCCAGAGAACATGGACAGGCAGGAAGAGG GAGGGAAGGCGGAGCCAGCTGGGCTGCGTGAGTTTGTGGCGACGGCGGCGGATGGGCCGGGGCGTGGCGTGCTGCTGTTCCCTGAGATCTGCACAATGGAGCTGCAGCTTCTAGCCTCCGGCTCACCagacctggaggttctcagtcatgtaTTTCACAGCCTGCTGGGTGCAGTGCATGGCAACAGCCACAACGCTGCCTTGCTCTACGATCAG GGAGGAGTCAAAACCATCTTACGTAGCTTTCACAACATCTTGGGTCAGAGCGACCCCTCCTTTACAG ATTGCCAGACCGTGCTCGTGGAGCTGCTGGTTGCCATGGTGAGCCAACGGATCACGGCAGAGGAACTGGCTCTATTGATCCGCCTCTTCCTGGAGAAAGCCCCGCCCACG GATATCTTGCTGAAGGGTATCTTGCAAATCATCGAAACCAACATGAATATAGAGCCTCTTCACTTCCTGACCTTTCCGATCATCCTCGGGGCTTCAACACCAGGAAGTTTGTCTCCTGGCTGCAGACACAGCGCCACAGCCAGGAGGAAAAGTGTGGGTTTGCTCTGGAAGGGCAAACTGTCTCCTGGTCGCAAGGAGGGGGATGCGGAATATCGACCGAATCATTCCCATTCCTCTCCCTGGCACGTCGCTCCGCTCCACTTGCCCCTTGTGGGGCAGAACTGCTGGCCTCATATGTCCAACGGGCTCAGTGCCTCGTTGTGGCTAAAGGTGACGGAGCAGCAGGAGAACGACGGGGACAGAGACAAAG AAGAAAGTAGTCTCCCTGCAGCCGAGCCTCAGACTGGAGCGAGCTCAGAGGAAGACCTCATTCACATCCTGTCCATGGGCTCCAAGGCACTGATGCTTCAAGTGTGGGCAGACTTCTCCACAGGCTCCTTCACCTTCAG AATCTGTATCGACCCAAACGATGAGATGAAAGCTGGGCTGTTGGCGCAGGCGGAGTCTGGTGAGGGGTTGTTCAAACGGGGGCAGTGGCAGCATCTCAGCGTAACTTACAGCGAGCAGCAAGAGGGCAAGAAGAACGTCCGCGGCCGCGTGGTGGTCTGGGTGTGTGGCATCTG GAAATGTGAGGTTTCTTTGGAATACACTCAACCGAGAAAGTCCAGTTTCTCATCTGACAACAACAAAACCTTCTGCATGCTGGGCCACTGCACAGCTCCCTCTGCAGAGCTGCAGAAACAGGCTGGAGGCTGGAACATGGGCACTGTGCTTCTCTTTAACG GGTCTAGAATAGGATCTGAAGAGGCCTTCTACCTGTTCTCCCGTGGTCCAGACCTCACATCAATCATGCCCTGCAAATATGGCAAGTCAAGTGGATCCTTCTCCAAGTTTGTCACCGAGGAAGGTCTGAAGTGTGAACACATGAGAGAGATTCTGATGAAGAACAAAGACATAGACACAACAGCATTGGTC GAGAACCTGGCCGTTGTGTACGCCCCCAGCAGTCTGAGAGTCTACACCATATATGAGCCCGTAATCCGACTGAAAGGTCAGGCCAAGACGGTAGTCACCCAGCGGCCCTTCAGTTCCAGAGAGGTGCAGAGTGTTTCCCTAGACCCCAGCGCTCTCAGAGCTCTGCTTCCAAACCACACCCAAGGCCTGCAGAGCGTCCTGCACAAGATCGGAGGAACGGGAACGTTTGTCTTCCTTTTTGCACAG ACGGTGGAGCTGAGCAACTGTGAGAAGACCCAGGCCCTGGCTCTTCGAGCGCTGCTTTCTCTGTGCAAGTACAACCAGCACCGCATCCATGAAATGGACTGTTACCATGGTTACGCTATGATCCACCAGGTCCTCATCAAGTCTAAATGCATCGTTGGATACCATATGCTGAAA ACTTTGCTGGACGGGTGTTGTAGTGGACCGATCCTCGTCCTGGGCGACGAGGGTCACTTCCATTTGGACACTGAGTCGGTTGCTGTGGTGCAGGACATAAGGCTCCTGTCATACATCCTCCTGGACTGGAAGATCTGGGCCAAGGCTGAG TGTGGCGTGTGGGAAACCCTCCTTGCTGCTTTGGAGATCCTCATCCGGGTGCGTCACCCTCATCAGGTGTACAACATTCGTCAGTTCCTAAATGCTGAGATAGTTCATCGCTTCCTGCTCACATGCCAGGTGCTACAG GAGCATCGAGACGAGCATCTGACTGCCATCCCTCAGGAAGTGTGTTTGTCCTTCATCAAGATCATCCAGGAGGTCCTGGGCTCTCCTCCTGACATAAATCTGCTAAAGCTGATCTGTAACTTCCTGCTGGCTGTTCACCCGCCCACCAACACCTACGTCTGTCACACACCATCCAGCTTCTACTTTTCTCTACACATAG ATGGGAAGCTGTACCAGGAGAAGGTGCAGTCCATTATGTTTTTGAGACAACACTCCAACAGTGGAGGGAAGTCTGCCAGCAGCTCTGTGGTGTCTCTCTCCCCGACTGTTTTCACCGATGCTCCTCACGAAG GCCATCTGCAGGCTGCTTCCCCTGAACATGGAGGCGATTCCCAGTCACTACGCCCTCCGAGTTTGGCTCCATCCCCGTACTCCTCTCCCCTCCTAACGCTTCGGCTTGGACATGGCAGCTCGAGTGAAGCGGCTGAAGGAGACAGGGTCTCTCTGACTTCTCAGCAAACTCTCGGCAGCACAGAGACCCTCAAGAAGGTTGGCGGTGACGCGCAGCTCCTCAGCAGCTGCGAGTCAGCGAAGACCATCTGCGAAGCGGTAGAGGGTGCTGCACCTCGCACCCCGTCCATCAGCGTGGAGGAGGAGCGGGACGAGGCAGCGGAAGTGGACAGTCTGGCCGAGGGCAGCGTTGGAGTGTTGGAGTCCGAGGACAGGTTCGATTGGGCCAGCGATGAGGCACCACGCCGCCCCGACAGCCTGAAAGGGATTCAGTCTTTCCAAAGGAGCCACAGCAATCTGACAAGTTTGGGCCTAGCTTTCCCGTTTCCAAATGGCTCGTTGACTGTCGGCCGCTGGCCCACCGCTGCTGATCGAGGCTCCATCCCTGAAGACTGGGAAAGCTACACCTACTCTCCCGGCTACGACAGGGCACACAGCAAGACCGAGTCCAACGACAG GTCCAGCACAGAGGACTGCTTGGTTCTGATCTGCTGTGGACTCTATGATCTTCTGAGGggcgtcctgctgctgctgcctgaCCTCATGCTTGAGGAGGTGATGGACAAGCTGATCCAACCAGAGGCACTCATCGTCCAGGTCAATCACTCCTCATCCCTCATCCAGCAAGGAGTCATGAAG CTGCTGGATGCATACTTCAGCAGAGCTCTCAAAGAGCAGAAAGAGAAGTTTTTGAAGAACCACGGCTTCTCGCTGCTGGCCAACCAGCTGTACATCCACCAGGGCAGCCAGGGGCTGCTCGAATGCTTCCTGGAAATGCTGTTCGGAAGGCAGATGAGCCTGGAGGAAGA TCTGGACCTGGAAGAAATGGAACGTATTTCCCCCTTCAGGAGGCGCTGTATAATCCCAGTGCTGGGTCTTATTGAGAACTCCCTCTATGAGAACTCTTTGGTGCACAACATCCTTTGTATGCTGCTGCAGCTCGTCAACGCCTGCCCCAAGCTGGCCGACATCCTGCTCGACCACGGGCTGCTCTACGTGCTCTTTAACACCCTCTCCACTCTAAATGGCATGGAGAACAG TATTCCCCTGAACGACTACAAGCTCCTGGTGTGTGACATCCAACAGATGTTAGTCGCCGTGACGATCCACTCCTGCAGCTCTTCGGGGTCCCAGTACTTCCGCATCATCGAAGACCTTGTTTCTTTGCTGGGTTTCATGCAaaccagcaagatgcgccgcacTCAGG AAATGGCCGTGGCGTTGCAGTTCAGAGTCCTCCAGTCAGCGATCGAGTTCATAAAGTCCACGGCCAACCAGGAACCCCAGAAGCTGAGCGGTTCCGTCAGCACACCCAGCTCCCCGCATCCTACCATCTATCAGAAGCGTCGGAGCATAGCAG GTCGGCGGCGATTCTCCCTGGCCCAGACCGACTCCCTCCTGATGCGGATGCGTTCCGTAGCCAGCGACGAGCTTCACCAGATGATGCAGAGGAGGATGAGCCAGGAAAACCCCATCCGAGCCAGCGAGACCGAGTTCGTCCAGCGGCTGCAGAGACTCGTGGTTCTTGCTGTCAACAGACTCATTTACTACG ACGTGAGCGAGGATTTATTCGACCTGCTGAATATTCCGGACTCGCCGGACCACCAGCTCCTTACACCAGAACCAGGCGAACAGCCACACGAAGagagctcctcttcctcctctgtccctcactctccgACACCCTTCACCCTGCCGCCCGCCAACAAGAAGAGCTTTCAAAAAGACGTCCTCAGACTCATGATGGACGGGATCAAAATCAGCCTG GGCAGCACGGGTCGCGGCGGAGCACCGAATCACCAGTGGAGAAGAATCCTGTGGTCCTGTCGGGACACGTTTAGAGTCCAAGTAGGACGTCTTCTGGTGCACACGCTCAGCCCTGCACTCCCACTGAGCGACAGGAAGGAGGCGCTGGAGTTCGTGTTTGATCCCAAACATTTGGATATCCTGAAAGAGAGCCTTAGCCCTGGTCTAGAG cACGGGCCAAAGTTGTCTCTGTACCTGTACGAGATGCTGCACGATCACAAGGACGACCTGAGTAAAGACGAGAAGAACGCCGTGGGCGTGTTCATGACGTCTCTGAAGCTGTGCGGTCATCGCTGCATCCCGCCCAACGTGCCGCACAAACAGGACCTGCTCAAGGCCATAAaagag GAAAAGTTCAAGTATGAAGCAGAAGAGAAAACGAGTAAAGTGGCATGGGAAAAGAAGATGTCTAACGCTCAGAAAAA TCTTATTCAGAGGCTGGATGGAAAGTCCAAGGACATTTCCAAGATTGCTGCCGATATTACTCAAAATGTGTCGCTGCGCCAAGGCATCGAGAGAAAGAAAGTCATCCAGCACATCAGGAGCCTGTACAAGACGGACCTGAGCGCCAGTCGCCACTGGCAGGAGCTGGTGCAGCAGCTGACCCATGACCG AGCTGTGTGGTATGACCAGACGTCCTACCCAACGTCCTGGCAGTTGGACCCCACCGAAGGGCCAAACCGGGAGCGCCGGCGGCTGCAGAGATGCTTCCTCACCATCCCAAACAAATACCTGCTGAAGGACAGACGGAAGCCTGAAG AGCCGGTGAAGCCGCCGCTGTCCTTCCTGTTTGAGGATAAGACTCattcctccttctcctccaccgTTAAAGACAAAGCCACCAGCGAGTCCATCAG gttcacGAGACGCTGCACCAGCGTGGCTCCCTCCAGGGAGACCGCAGGGGAGTTGCTGCTCG GAAAGTCCGGGATGTACTTTGTGGAGGACAATGCCGCAGATGCTCATGACAGCCAG AGCCTCCACGGAGAGACAGAGGCTCCTTCTTTCTCCTGGACTTATGAGGAAATCAAGGAGGTGCACAAGCGATGGTGGCAGCTGAGAGACAATGCTGTGGAGATCTTCCTCACCAACGGCAGGACCTTACTGTTAGCCTTTGACACCACCAAG TTCCGAGATGACGTCTACCACAACATCCTGACCTCCGACCTTCCCAACCTGCTGGAGCACGGGAACATCTCAGCGCTCACGCAGCTGTGGAGCTCGGGTCAGATCACCAACTTTGAGTACCTCACTCATCTGAacaagcacgcgggtcgttcgttCAACGACCTCATGCAGTACCCGGTGTTCCCCTTCATCCTGCGAGATTACACCAGCGAGACGCTGGACCTGCAGGACGTGAACATCTACAG GAACTTAATCAAACCCATTGCGGTCCAGTCAAAGGAGAAGGAGGATCGCTACGTTGACAACTACAGG TACCTGGAGGAGGAGTACAAAAAGGGCATTCGTGAGGATGACCCCATGCCTCCTGTCCTGCCGTACCACTACGGCTCCCACTACTCCAACAGCGGCACGGTTCTGCACTTCCTGGTCCGAATGCCTCCCTTCACCAAGATGTTTCTGGCCTACCAGG ACCAGAGCTTTGATATCCCAGACCGGACCTTTCACTCCATGAACACCACGTGGCGTCTGTCCTCCTACGAGTCCATGACAGACGTTAAAGAGCTCATCCCGGAGTTTTTCTACCTCCCGGAATTCCTGGTTAACAGAGAGG GTTTTGATTTTGGGGTCCGTCAGAATGGTGAGAGGGTGAATCATGTGAATCTTCCCCCGTGGGCTCGCAACGACCCCCGTCTGTTTATCCTGATCCACCGACAGGCGCTGGAGTCGGACCAGGTGTCCCAGACCTTGTGTCAGTGGATCGACTTGGTGTTTGGGCTCAAGCAGAAGGGCAAAGCGGCCGTCCAGGCCATCAACGTCTTCCATCCGGCT acttattttggcatggacGTGTCTGCTGTGGAGGACCCAGTCCAGCGACGAGCCCTGGAGACGATGATCAAAACGTACGGTCAGACACCCAGGCAGCTCTTCAGCGCCTCTCACTCCAGCAGGGCAGCACCTAAACTCACGATGGAGGGGGAGCTGCCCGCAGCCATGGGGCTCCTGGTCCAGCTGGCCTTCAGAGAAACCAGAGAACAAGCTAAGGAGATCATCTGCCCG AGCCCGCTGTTGTGGATCAAAGGCCTGAAGTGGGGTGAGTACGTGGGCTCCCCCTCTGCTCCGGATCCGGTGGTGTGCTTCAGCCAGCCTCACGGGGAGTGTTTCGGATCCCTGCTGGCTCTGCCGACCCGAGCCATCTGCGGCCTGTCGCGCCACTTCTGCCTCATGATGATTTACAGCAAGGAGCAGG GTGTGCGCAGCATGCATAGCACTGACATCCAGTGGTCGGCCATCTTGAGCTGGCACTACGCAGACAACATATTAAGGCTGAAGAGCAAGCAGAGCGAACCACCGATCAACTTCATTCAGTGTTCACAGCTCCACCAG